The uncultured Desulfobulbus sp. genome window below encodes:
- a CDS encoding monovalent cation/H+ antiporter subunit D family protein — protein sequence MHVLTPELAPVVENANLLLAVIIPLFGSLVVMTMKKHPNLREFISSCSSVLLFIMVLTFIPAIKAGQTLHFTLFNLLPGLSISLRADGFSMIFALVASSLWIIAVYYSMGYMRAHDEPCQTRFNACFALAIFGAIGVAFSDNLFTLYLFYEIVSVCTYPLVAHHQDAESYDGARKYIIYLTTTAKFFLLPAIILIYVLSGTLDFPHSIHAGIIPSTAKDWVVTMLYIFCIFGFAKNGVMPFHHWLPGAMVAPTPVSALLHAVAVVKVGVFCTTRTMLYVFGVDVMDKLNLGIPTAYFVGFTIIVASMIALSKDNLKARLAYSTVSQLSYIILGVALLTPHGIEGGLIHIVNHAFSKITLFFCAGAIYIAAHKKYISEMSGLGRTMPFTFGAFAVASLSMIGAPPVAGFVSKWYLLVGSMEASQVGILMILIASTVLNVGYFAPITYKAFFGKRPNGQAETGIKEAPLSMLIPLLIAATISVIIGIYPNFMMQFVRMVIG from the coding sequence ATGCATGTCCTGACCCCTGAACTTGCCCCTGTTGTTGAAAATGCCAACCTCCTGCTGGCAGTGATCATACCACTGTTTGGCAGCTTGGTTGTAATGACCATGAAGAAACATCCGAACCTGCGGGAGTTTATCTCCTCCTGCTCCTCGGTGCTGCTCTTTATTATGGTCCTGACCTTTATCCCCGCCATCAAGGCCGGACAGACCCTGCATTTCACCCTGTTCAACCTCTTGCCGGGACTTTCTATCAGCCTGCGTGCTGATGGGTTTTCCATGATCTTTGCCCTGGTGGCCTCCTCCCTGTGGATCATCGCGGTCTACTACTCCATGGGCTATATGCGGGCCCATGACGAGCCCTGCCAGACACGCTTTAACGCCTGTTTTGCCTTGGCTATTTTTGGTGCCATTGGTGTTGCCTTCTCGGATAACCTGTTCACCCTCTATCTCTTCTACGAGATTGTTTCGGTCTGCACCTATCCGCTGGTTGCTCATCACCAGGATGCAGAATCCTATGACGGTGCCCGCAAGTATATTATCTACCTGACCACCACCGCCAAATTTTTTCTGTTGCCGGCCATTATCCTGATCTACGTGTTGTCCGGGACCCTTGATTTTCCGCATTCCATTCATGCGGGCATCATCCCCAGTACAGCCAAAGATTGGGTTGTGACCATGCTCTACATCTTCTGTATCTTCGGCTTTGCCAAAAACGGTGTCATGCCGTTTCATCACTGGCTGCCGGGTGCCATGGTCGCGCCCACGCCAGTCTCCGCACTCTTGCATGCGGTTGCCGTTGTTAAGGTCGGTGTCTTCTGTACCACCCGCACCATGCTCTATGTTTTTGGTGTGGACGTTATGGACAAGTTGAACCTGGGGATTCCCACGGCCTACTTTGTCGGATTTACCATTATTGTCGCCTCGATGATTGCGCTGTCCAAGGACAACCTCAAGGCGCGTCTGGCCTACTCAACGGTGAGCCAGCTCTCCTATATTATTCTGGGTGTGGCCCTGCTCACTCCCCATGGTATTGAGGGCGGGTTGATTCATATCGTCAACCATGCCTTCTCCAAGATCACCCTGTTCTTCTGTGCCGGTGCGATCTATATCGCTGCCCACAAGAAATACATCTCAGAGATGTCCGGTCTGGGGCGGACCATGCCCTTTACCTTTGGTGCCTTTGCCGTGGCCTCGCTCTCCATGATTGGAGCGCCACCGGTGGCGGGCTTTGTTTCCAAGTGGTATCTGCTGGTCGGTTCCATGGAAGCCTCCCAGGTGGGGATTCTGATGATTCTCATCGCCTCCACCGTATTGAACGTCGGCTACTTTGCTCCGATCACCTACAAGGCCTTCTTTGGTAAGCGCCCGAATGGTCAGGCAGAAACCGGCATTAAAGAGGCACCGCTCTCCATGTTGATACCGCTGTTGATCGCGGCTACCATCTCGGTCATCATAGGTATCTATCCCAACTTCATGATGCAATTTGTCAGGATGGTCATAGGATGA
- the nuoK gene encoding NADH-quinone oxidoreductase subunit NuoK: MQLLNLYNCLTTYLVIGALLFSFGVYGMVVRRTVIGMLVSSEFILAAASTNFMAFSRFTSPEPAVGQIFTLFIMAIAAAEAAIAVSILIAVYRNYKSIETDDLTDLQG; the protein is encoded by the coding sequence ATGCAACTGCTCAATCTTTACAATTGCCTCACCACCTATCTGGTGATCGGCGCCCTGCTGTTTTCCTTCGGGGTATACGGTATGGTCGTGCGTCGAACTGTCATCGGCATGCTGGTCTCCTCGGAGTTTATTCTGGCAGCCGCCTCAACTAACTTCATGGCTTTTAGTCGCTTCACCTCTCCTGAACCGGCTGTTGGCCAGATTTTTACCCTGTTCATCATGGCTATTGCTGCAGCAGAGGCAGCGATCGCCGTCAGTATTCTGATCGCAGTCTATCGGAACTATAAATCGATAGAAACTGATGATCTGACTGATCTGCAAGGATAA
- a CDS encoding NADH-quinone oxidoreductase subunit J has product MQTLVAQTGAAPSLFSPEGVVGIIFLLTVALVVAGAFIAVNSKRLVRAVAGLAVCFTGLAGVYYFLLSPFLAMMQMLIYVGAVSILIAFGIMMATPEEQQSVGMKGHSALAGPLAASVAGLLFAALSLLGLKTEWQVFPRTGAGDIKAVGLALLTNYGYVFELISLVLLLAIIGALVLAQKGRN; this is encoded by the coding sequence ATGCAAACGTTAGTCGCTCAGACGGGTGCTGCCCCCAGCCTCTTTTCACCTGAGGGTGTGGTTGGCATCATCTTTTTGCTGACTGTGGCGCTGGTTGTTGCCGGAGCGTTTATCGCAGTCAACTCCAAACGGCTGGTTCGGGCTGTAGCAGGGCTTGCCGTCTGTTTTACCGGGTTGGCCGGCGTCTACTATTTTCTGCTCAGCCCCTTCTTGGCCATGATGCAGATGCTGATTTATGTGGGTGCGGTCTCCATTTTGATTGCCTTTGGTATCATGATGGCCACTCCTGAAGAACAGCAGTCTGTGGGGATGAAAGGTCATTCTGCCCTGGCTGGCCCCCTGGCTGCCAGTGTTGCCGGTCTGCTTTTTGCTGCCTTGAGTCTGCTCGGTCTTAAAACTGAGTGGCAGGTCTTCCCCCGTACGGGAGCAGGTGACATCAAAGCGGTTGGTCTGGCACTCTTGACCAACTATGGGTACGTGTTCGAACTTATTTCTTTGGTTCTGCTTTTGGCCATCATCGGCGCCTTGGTGCTTGCACAGAAAGGGAGAAATTAA
- a CDS encoding NADH-quinone oxidoreductase subunit I has product MSGYWSEIITGGKSLVTGMMITAREFFKPVVTEQYPWEVPTMTPKFRGHIELIGNEETGAPNCIACGMCQRACPSGCITLSSKKNENGKGKVLTSYVLDFTKCSLCGSCVESCNFNALRYSKVYNLASFDKNDFIIDLIKRLEDQNTCKR; this is encoded by the coding sequence ATGAGTGGGTATTGGAGCGAAATTATCACCGGCGGTAAGAGCCTGGTCACCGGCATGATGATCACCGCCCGGGAGTTTTTTAAACCGGTGGTGACCGAACAGTATCCCTGGGAGGTGCCGACCATGACACCGAAATTCCGGGGTCATATTGAACTGATTGGCAACGAGGAAACCGGCGCACCCAACTGCATAGCCTGCGGTATGTGCCAGCGTGCCTGTCCCTCCGGCTGTATCACCCTGTCCAGTAAGAAAAACGAGAACGGGAAGGGTAAGGTCCTCACTTCCTATGTACTTGATTTCACCAAGTGCAGTCTCTGTGGATCCTGCGTCGAGAGCTGTAATTTTAACGCTCTGCGCTATTCCAAGGTCTACAACCTGGCCAGCTTTGACAAAAATGACTTTATCATTGACCTGATAAAACGGTTGGAGGATCAGAACACATGCAAACGTTAG
- the nuoH gene encoding NADH-quinone oxidoreductase subunit NuoH, whose translation METSIWRALLYLVGIMAFAGVNAAWLGWCERKGAARIQRRTGPMEAGYQGLLQPLCDGLKLLSKQLLVPQGVDGILFRVAPVLAMIPAITSMVVIPFSENVGARNMELSVLLLFALASIGMIAILLGGWASGNKYAIISGARSVSQNLAYEIPMLVTVITVVMISGSMNLREIALDQQGGFWHWNIFRLENGHFVTMWISFLIFFICSVAETNRAPFDMAEAESELVAGFMTEYGSMGFGLFMMGEYLNIVVGACLTATLFLGGWDGPFGMTSGIWWFLIKIYILIFTFIWIRWTFPRVQIYRLLNLSWKILIPFSMANLLITAALIKVF comes from the coding sequence ATGGAAACAAGTATTTGGCGCGCCCTCTTGTACCTGGTTGGCATAATGGCCTTTGCCGGTGTCAACGCTGCATGGCTTGGGTGGTGTGAACGTAAGGGCGCTGCCCGTATTCAACGACGGACCGGCCCCATGGAGGCTGGCTACCAGGGCCTCCTGCAGCCCCTCTGCGACGGCTTGAAGCTGCTGAGCAAGCAGCTGCTCGTTCCCCAGGGAGTCGATGGCATCCTCTTTCGTGTTGCCCCCGTTCTGGCGATGATCCCCGCGATCACCTCCATGGTGGTTATTCCTTTTTCTGAAAATGTCGGTGCCCGCAATATGGAGCTCTCCGTGCTCCTGCTCTTTGCGCTGGCCTCCATTGGCATGATCGCCATTCTTCTTGGTGGCTGGGCCTCCGGCAATAAATACGCAATCATCTCCGGTGCCCGTTCTGTCTCCCAGAACCTGGCCTATGAGATTCCCATGCTCGTCACTGTGATTACGGTGGTTATGATCTCCGGTTCTATGAACCTGCGGGAGATCGCCCTGGATCAGCAGGGGGGCTTCTGGCACTGGAATATTTTCCGGCTGGAAAATGGTCATTTTGTGACCATGTGGATTTCCTTTCTCATCTTTTTTATCTGTTCCGTTGCTGAAACCAACCGCGCTCCCTTTGATATGGCTGAGGCCGAGAGTGAGCTGGTTGCGGGCTTTATGACCGAATACGGTTCCATGGGCTTTGGTCTGTTCATGATGGGGGAATATCTCAACATCGTGGTCGGTGCCTGCCTCACCGCAACCCTCTTTCTGGGTGGCTGGGACGGCCCCTTCGGCATGACCTCAGGCATCTGGTGGTTCTTGATTAAAATCTATATCCTGATCTTCACCTTCATCTGGATTCGCTGGACCTTTCCCCGCGTTCAGATTTATCGGTTGCTCAATCTGAGCTGGAAGATCCTGATTCCCTTTTCCATGGCTAATCTGTTGATTACCGCAGCCCTGATCAAGGTGTTCTGA
- a CDS encoding NADH-quinone oxidoreductase subunit D has product MTVPVAPRHDETFVLNVGPQHPATHGVLRVKMTMDGEYIVKAEPVLGYIHRMHEKLAEAGSYAQFMPNTARMDYLHALAFNHGWALAVEKAAGIEVPERAEYIRVITVELNRIASHLLWWAAFLLDLGGFTPLLYAFDDREQIIDLLERITGSRLTYCYMRFGGVYNDIDDEFITGTRAFIKRLRSRWQRMYHDLVTGNVILIKRIKDIGFISQEQCRRYGATGPVARGSGINYDVRKNEAYSIYSEFDFDIPVYDECDSMARYMVRMDEVEQSLRIIEQALDKLPDGPVMAKVPKVLKPEAGYYYSAVETARGALGHRLVCTGDKNPYKLKLRSPTFCNLSLFGEVAEGMLLADALAFMGSLDLVIPEIDR; this is encoded by the coding sequence ATGACCGTACCAGTAGCACCGCGGCATGATGAGACCTTTGTCCTCAATGTAGGACCACAGCATCCTGCCACCCACGGCGTCCTGCGAGTAAAAATGACCATGGACGGCGAGTATATCGTTAAGGCGGAACCGGTCCTGGGCTACATTCACCGCATGCACGAGAAGCTGGCCGAGGCCGGCAGCTATGCGCAGTTTATGCCCAACACCGCCCGTATGGATTACCTCCACGCGCTTGCCTTCAATCACGGCTGGGCCCTTGCAGTTGAAAAGGCCGCCGGTATTGAGGTGCCAGAGCGTGCGGAATACATCCGGGTGATCACGGTTGAGCTTAACCGTATTGCCAGCCACCTGTTGTGGTGGGCCGCTTTTCTCCTCGACCTTGGTGGTTTTACTCCCCTCTTGTACGCCTTTGATGACCGCGAGCAGATCATCGATCTGCTGGAACGCATCACCGGCTCCCGTCTAACCTACTGTTATATGCGTTTTGGCGGCGTCTACAACGATATCGATGATGAGTTCATCACCGGTACCCGCGCCTTTATCAAACGGCTGCGCTCACGCTGGCAGCGTATGTATCACGACCTGGTCACCGGCAACGTGATCCTGATCAAGCGTATCAAAGATATCGGTTTCATCAGCCAGGAACAGTGCCGCCGCTACGGTGCCACCGGTCCGGTAGCCCGTGGTTCCGGAATCAACTACGACGTGCGCAAAAACGAAGCCTACTCCATCTACTCTGAGTTTGATTTCGATATCCCGGTCTATGACGAATGTGATTCCATGGCCCGCTATATGGTGCGCATGGATGAGGTCGAACAATCCCTGCGGATTATAGAGCAGGCCCTGGATAAATTGCCTGACGGACCGGTTATGGCCAAGGTTCCCAAAGTTCTCAAGCCTGAGGCCGGTTACTACTACTCAGCCGTTGAGACCGCACGTGGGGCCCTGGGGCATCGTTTGGTGTGCACAGGCGACAAGAACCCCTATAAGCTCAAGCTGCGTTCACCGACGTTTTGTAACCTAAGTCTGTTTGGTGAGGTGGCCGAGGGTATGCTCCTTGCCGATGCCCTGGCTTTCATGGGAAGCCTTGACCTCGTTATTCCCGAGATTGACCGCTGA
- a CDS encoding NADH-quinone oxidoreductase subunit C, producing the protein MALQETTLKALQELIPEVASTAPEEGLTDAPGIRVTDPAKHGHHVEVLVTQDQVVAIAEVMDKEGYFLESISGVDWLDQQQLEVVYDYNRLGGEHCRVMVRTRIPRDTPELPTITGVFPSADWHERETFDFYGVLFQDHPNLIRILLPEDADFFPLRKDYMP; encoded by the coding sequence ATGGCATTACAAGAGACTACACTAAAGGCTCTTCAGGAGCTTATCCCCGAAGTTGCGTCAACCGCCCCGGAAGAAGGGCTCACCGATGCACCTGGGATTCGGGTGACTGACCCGGCGAAGCACGGCCATCATGTTGAGGTCCTGGTCACCCAGGATCAGGTGGTAGCAATTGCCGAGGTTATGGACAAAGAAGGCTATTTTCTTGAATCGATCTCCGGCGTTGACTGGCTCGATCAGCAACAGCTCGAGGTCGTCTACGACTATAACCGACTTGGCGGTGAGCACTGCCGTGTTATGGTACGCACGCGTATTCCGCGTGATACTCCGGAGTTACCCACCATTACTGGGGTTTTTCCTTCTGCCGACTGGCACGAGCGTGAAACCTTTGATTTCTATGGCGTCCTGTTCCAGGATCATCCCAACCTGATCCGAATTCTCCTGCCGGAAGACGCTGACTTTTTCCCCCTTCGTAAGGATTATATGCCATGA